A window of Cynocephalus volans isolate mCynVol1 chromosome 3, mCynVol1.pri, whole genome shotgun sequence genomic DNA:
CCCTCAGCCGGGAACATTCTCCCCCAGCTTTTCCCCCTGCTAGACTCCACCACAGTGCCACCTTCTCTTTGATATTTTCTCAGATAGCTTTAGGTGCCCCCTGTCCTGTACCTCCCTGTGCCTGCCTCCAGGAGAGCCCCCCGTCATCTCCTTGTATAACTGTTCACGTGCATGTCTTTCTTCCCATTCAGTTTGGAGGCATTCCTATGTGTCTTTTCATCTTCGtaacccagtgcctggcacaggaccTGGCACATAGGTGGCGCTCAGAAATGTGTGTTACAGGAAGGCATGCATGCTTACCTGgctccatgaatgaatgaatgacactaATAAAAGTAGTAAGGTTAACTTCAGCATTAGCTTACTCCTAAGACATGGGCCGAAACTCACCTTATCTCTGGTGGCTAGTGGCAGCCCTTTCATGAAAGATACAGTTTTAGAGTCTGAAGAATTACTCAGTTCCCTCAGATCATTGGTGATGTTGAAACAAAGTGCTTTTGCAATTGTGTTtagttggtaaaaaaaaataaattaaagctgggaaggaaaaaaaggcctTAGCTGATTTTAAGGAAAATCTAAGTATGCAGGCATTTTAGACCTATTAATTGCTCTTAGTGTTACTGAAAGATTATCATGGGAGCATTGGCTATTGAGCAGGCATAGCTTTTATCATCTGAATTTATTTTGTGGAAGGCCTTTTTAGAGTCCATCCTTCATACTGGGCTCTTCTGTCCTGCACATCTTTAAATGCTAATGATATCCAGTGCATGACTGTAGCAATAGTCTGATTTGGATATGTACGTAGACACATTTCTTTCTCTTAGTGGCTTTGAAAACTACCCTAAAGCATCTCTAGCCCATGTAAAATTTTTACAAGTTATGCTTCACCCTTGAATTGAAAAGGAGATGTTTTTACAGCAGATAAAGACATCCTTTATATTGAGAGCACTCTTTGGGATTTATTCCCAGTGGCAGTAAATATCAAGCTACCTATgagttgaaattattttctttttttcccgaTAGAGAAAGAGACTTGAGAATCTCATGAAGACAGGGCTTTTCTCTGCTCCcttggaaagttttttttttttttttttccccatctagTGATGCCTCTCATTGTATGGCAAAGTCCTTAAAGCTTAAGATCTGTCTTCCTGGATTCCCCCAGTGTTTCCCTGTGTCTCAGGCTGTATAAAAGAAGTTGACCCTTTTTTCCCTCTTGCCTACTAATTTAGACTTCCCTAATTTAAAGAGTGTCCtctgtgaaattaattttatttgtgtatcttGCAGGTACTACTCAGTCCTCTATCCACTGGAGAGAAAAATATCTGATGCCAAGTCCCGTGAACTGGTGATGTACATCTGGGCCCATGCAGTGCTGGCCAGTGTccctgtgtttgcagtgaccaaTGTGACTGACATCTATGCCATGTCCACCTGCACGGAAGTCTGGAGCAACTCCTTGGGCCACCTGGTGTACGTTCTTGTCTATAACATCACCACAGTCATCGTGCCTGTGGCTGTGGTGTTCTTCTTCTTGATACTGATCCGACGGGCCCTGAGTGCCAGCCAGAAGAAGAAGGTTGTTATAGCAGCACTCCGGACCCCACAGAACACCATCTCTATCCCCTATGCCTCCCAGCGGGAGGCCGAGCTGCATGCTACCCTGCTCTCCATGGTGATGGTCTTCATCTTGTGTAGCGTGCCCTATGCCACCCTGGTTGTCTACCAGACTGTGCTCAATGTCCCTGACACTTCTGTCTTCTTGCTGCTCACTGCCATTTGGCTTCCCAAAGTCTCTCTGCTGGCGAACCCTGTCCTCTTTCTTACTGTGAACAAATCTGTCCGCAAGTGCTTGATAGGGACCGTGGTGCAGCTGCATCACCGGTACAGTCGCCGTAATGTGGTTAGTATAGGGAGTGGGATGGCTGACACCAGCCTGGAACCCAGCATGCGCTCTGGCAGCCAGCTCCTAGAGATGTTCCACATTGGGCAGCAGCAGATCTTTAAGCCCACAGAGGATGAGGAAGAGAGTGAAGCCAAGTACATTGGCTCAGTTGACTTCCAGGCCAAGGAGATACTTCCCACCTGCCTGGAGGGAGAGCAGGGGCCACAGTTTGTGCCCCCTGCACCACCCCTGGGCACAGTGGACTCTATATCCCAGGTGGCACCAGCAGCCCCTGTGGAACCTGAGACATTCCCTGACAAATATTCCCTGCAATTTGGCTTTGGGCCTTTCGAGTTGCCTCCTCAGTGGCTCTCGGAGACCCGTAACAGCAAGAAGAGGCTGCTTCCCCCGTTGGGTAACACCCCAGAAGAGCTAATCCAGACAAAGATGCCCAGGGTAGGCAGGGTGGAGCGGAAGATGAGCAGAAACAATAAAGTGAGCATTTTTCCAAAGGTGGATTCCTAGCAAGGATCATAAATTCCTGGAAGCAACAGGGAGCTTCTACATTCTAACCCTCCCTTCACTCTGGCTGTATGATTTGTCTGATCTCATTGCAACCCACTATAGATCGATTCCTCCTGTATGGGCcaaatgtttttgaatgaaaGGGAAATCTATATAAAATCAAATATCTTCTTTATTGAGGGATGATATATATTTATCACAGTGATCCATGTGCTTAGTAAAGTCCACACTCCTCTCTGTGGGATGAGAGCTGGGCAGTTTGGCACAGCTCTTGGGTGAGGAGGGTGCTCCATGTACATTTTCTGGAGAGCTCTCATTTCCCTGTGCTCAGCAGAGAACAAATGGAGAGAAAAGTGTACACCAGCTCAAGAGAGCAGAGATAGTCTAAGGATATATGGAGATTCCAGGATAATTATGGAGCTGTGTGGCCACTATGAAAATGCCTATTTGATTAACTTAAATATGACAAATAGGAAAACCTTTTATATTGAGAAAGTAGGGACTTCGCATCTGACATCATTTCCCTAGAAGCCACAATCATATGACTCACTTTTTTTCCCGATACGTTTCGTCCGTTCTCACTGTAATATATGTAAGGGATGACTGTTCCACCCCTTTTTGACAGATATGGCAATAGATGTGCCCAGAGGGAAAGAGAGGTATTTTGTCTTTGGTTATCCTGACATTCTCTTGGCATCACCAAGGACTCAGAAAGATATACCTGTACCCTCCAGACATGGTCAGTGTTGGTTGGAAAACACTGCAAGCTCTTCACTGTGTCTTGCCCCCTAAATTGTGTTTTCTCAGCAAATGGGAGAGAAGCTTAGAGGTGGAGAAGAAAGACTGAGAAATGCCCACGACACTGTAGTCTTTTCTCTTCCATGTGATCTCACATGAAAGGTGCTATGTAACAATCAGCATGAGTACagtatattgaaaaaaaaaatcatcttatgcaaacttttggaattaaaaagtaatttaaaaaatgcaaagttaGTGTAAGCTGCATCCTTTGGGAACATCAAGCTAAAGATACTTGATTAGGAAAGGTGATTCTGCCCAAAAGACTGGCAAAAGTCTGACAAAGATGACTCCATTCTACTGAAGACTCAAGAACCCTGGCGTGGCCAGTCTCATTTTCAGTCTGTTTGTATGACTGTGGTTCTCCCTTCATTTTGGACACAGAGGAGaaacagaacagggagaagtaattaatcattttaaaaactcCAAGGCAACAGCTAGCTCAGGTGAGCTCTTCACTTCCTCCTTCTAGTGAAGTTTTGGTAGGAGCCagagtgggtggggagggagggcagtgTCCTCACCTGACCAGTCCTTGGAGCGATTCGAGTCCACTCTGAGGTAGATTTCGCCAGGCTAAATTTGAACCACAGATGACATTTCACTTCCAGTGAGGGCAAATCCAGTGCCAGCTCCACTTTCTCTCTAAGGTGTTTTGTTCTTGTTAATGGTGCCTGGGGGAGCCAATCAGTGCTTTGAGCGAACTTGAGGGGAAGTGGTGTCCTCACTGGCAAATTCCACATCCCCAGGGCAGTGGTCCTAATGCATCCCCTCCTTTAAACACACTGTCCCCTTGTCCCTCGGAGGAAGCTCAGACTATGTGTAGGgagtttcctttctctttcttctcttgggTGTGCTGTCTTGTAATGCCTGAACATAAACCCAAAGACCCTACCCCTGGAGAGGGAGCACTTTCCTCTTTGTGTTTGTCTCCTGTGGTGTCCTTGGCTCACAGTAGATACAGGGGACTGCCACATCCTCTTGTGGCTCCCCTGCCTCCCGCACCCTGTGTGCATGCCATCTGTAGCTCCTTGCCCCAACAGCTAATGTTGTGGTCCTTCAAGCTTATCTTTCAGAACCTTCACAATTGTTACAACTTTtatcaaagggaaaaataatctgTCAGAAAACTGTCCGTTCTGATAATGTATATGTACAACTTAATAAATTGTGATGGCAGAATTTGGCTGGGTATATTTCTCATGTGTGTTTGAAGCAGATGGTTGACTTCTAACAGGTCTTTGCCAGGTGTATTTCTATACTCTTTgaagaataacattttaataaaaaattgaaaagcagTTTCTGAACTCAAAAAAAGTTGTGTAgctgttttttccccttctttttcctctcaAGTGGTATACTGTCTGAACCTCTCTCTTCCTGTGTGGTCTCAAATGAAAGATAGTCATGTTTCTTCCATAAATGCACAGGCAGCATTGCAGTAACGTTTTCTTGTGTTGttgcaattaaaagaaaatgaattttcaaaGGAGAAAATGCAACATTTGAATAAATTTCACAGAGAGGGCTCCAAAGCGAATGGATTCCCCAAACCTCTAGGTGGAGCTACACAGGGAAAGAG
This region includes:
- the GPR176 gene encoding G-protein coupled receptor 176; translated protein: MGHNGSWSSRNASEPRDGSGAEAEGANRSALGELGEAQLYRQFTTTVQVVIFIGSLLGNFMVLWSTCRTTVFKSVTNRFIKNLACSGICASLVCVPFDIILSTSPHCCWWIYTMFFCKVVKFLHKVFCSVTILSFPAIALDRYYSVLYPLERKISDAKSRELVMYIWAHAVLASVPVFAVTNVTDIYAMSTCTEVWSNSLGHLVYVLVYNITTVIVPVAVVFFFLILIRRALSASQKKKVVIAALRTPQNTISIPYASQREAELHATLLSMVMVFILCSVPYATLVVYQTVLNVPDTSVFLLLTAIWLPKVSLLANPVLFLTVNKSVRKCLIGTVVQLHHRYSRRNVVSIGSGMADTSLEPSMRSGSQLLEMFHIGQQQIFKPTEDEEESEAKYIGSVDFQAKEILPTCLEGEQGPQFVPPAPPLGTVDSISQVAPAAPVEPETFPDKYSLQFGFGPFELPPQWLSETRNSKKRLLPPLGNTPEELIQTKMPRVGRVERKMSRNNKVSIFPKVDS